The Corynebacterium renale genome includes a region encoding these proteins:
- a CDS encoding DUF732 domain-containing protein, translating into MGRKGVAKLSVLACAALLTACGGEATVDNTDPTATVTPLTRPSSGATGTATATQRSEAARPTQSVGRDMPGREISEAPASPYSEQEQAYLDGLKDKGVKVDGVEGPLIGAAIDVCGENGGGVVTNAIAGQLIEQNRTELTAADAAQLITEQAKKAYC; encoded by the coding sequence GTGGGCCGGAAGGGCGTCGCAAAGCTGAGTGTCCTTGCCTGTGCCGCACTGCTGACCGCCTGTGGTGGGGAAGCGACCGTGGATAACACGGACCCCACCGCGACGGTGACCCCGCTGACCCGCCCCAGCTCTGGGGCGACGGGGACAGCAACCGCGACGCAGCGCAGCGAAGCGGCACGCCCCACCCAGTCCGTGGGCCGGGACATGCCGGGCCGGGAAATCTCCGAGGCCCCCGCGTCCCCGTACTCCGAGCAGGAGCAGGCCTACCTGGACGGCCTGAAGGACAAGGGTGTGAAGGTCGACGGCGTCGAGGGCCCGCTGATTGGGGCTGCCATCGACGTGTGCGGTGAAAATGGCGGAGGGGTCGTAACTAACGCGATTGCCGGCCAGCTCATTGAGCAAAATCGCACCGAACTCACAGCGGCGGATGCGGCGCAACTCATCACCGAGCAAGCGAAGAAAGCGTACTGTTAG
- a CDS encoding cutinase family protein: MRKFLTILAVVIVVIAIGVGVSRWLSDDTPDTGSSSDDSGIAEPPEQPDWCPAVQVIAAPGTWESSADDDPLNPQANPYSFMLSITQPLQERYAGQNVTVWTLPYTAEFKNIDGGLGQMSYDDSRQEGVEKTNAELAYVHGQCPATKFILTGFSQGAVLLGDITSDIGNGRGVVPADAILGTALIADGRRLPTEGQLPEGHVELTGIGAEITLHPLNALIQPIVPGATMRGVRDGGFGSLDAATFQICAADDTICDAPENVSSAIERVRSMIDANGIHAQYATNPNVIAGTTANQWVVDWASGLIDGAVAR, from the coding sequence ATGCGTAAATTCCTGACGATTCTGGCCGTGGTCATCGTTGTCATCGCCATCGGCGTGGGCGTTTCCCGCTGGCTCAGCGACGACACCCCCGACACCGGGAGCAGCTCCGACGATTCTGGTATCGCAGAACCCCCGGAGCAGCCCGACTGGTGCCCCGCAGTGCAAGTCATTGCGGCGCCGGGCACGTGGGAGTCCTCCGCGGACGACGACCCCCTCAACCCGCAGGCGAACCCATACTCCTTCATGCTGTCTATCACCCAGCCCCTGCAGGAGCGGTACGCCGGCCAGAACGTCACGGTATGGACGCTGCCGTACACCGCCGAATTCAAAAACATCGACGGCGGGCTCGGGCAGATGAGCTACGACGACTCCCGCCAGGAAGGCGTGGAGAAAACCAACGCTGAACTGGCGTACGTCCACGGCCAGTGCCCGGCCACCAAATTCATCTTGACCGGTTTCTCCCAGGGCGCGGTCCTGCTCGGCGACATCACCAGCGACATCGGCAACGGCCGCGGCGTGGTGCCCGCTGATGCCATCCTGGGCACGGCGCTTATTGCCGACGGCCGCCGCCTGCCCACCGAAGGCCAGCTGCCTGAAGGGCACGTGGAGCTGACCGGCATCGGTGCGGAGATCACCCTGCACCCGCTGAACGCCCTCATCCAGCCAATCGTGCCCGGCGCCACGATGCGCGGCGTCCGCGACGGCGGCTTCGGCAGCCTCGACGCCGCCACGTTCCAGATCTGCGCCGCCGACGACACCATCTGCGACGCCCCAGAAAACGTGAGCAGCGCCATCGAACGCGTGCGCTCCATGATCGACGCCAACGGCATCCACGCCCAATACGCCACGAACCCCAACGTCATCGCAGGCACGACGGCTAATCAGTGGGTCGTCGACTGGGCTTCTGGGCTTATCGACGGCGCGGTGGCGCGCTAG
- a CDS encoding FadD32-like long-chain-fatty-acid--AMP ligase — MDIAAALKQFYNEKGEIQLAPQLTLAGLAELLYQADFAQGGGQRHVLRFWDFSEGEGTPRDFTRTEVNTRIKAVAARLQQVATIGDRAAILAGNSPEYLFAFLGALYAGVVPVPLYDPNEPGHADHLKAVFNDSEPKVVLTNSASAASVRAYFADLPGRERPRVLSVDSLPDSLAASWVNPAMTLAGQQLAATAQTQPVDSTAFLQYTSGSTRTPAGVALTNRSILTNVLQIFQGARLKMPLRLVSWLPLHHDMGIILAAFVTLLGVEHELFTPRDFIQRPSRWTNLIARRGDEDVATYAVIPNFALELAARYGKPEEGQDFSNVDGVIVGSEPVTRPALENFLEIFGAHGLKREVVRPSYGLAEASLLVTTPQTAERPFFRSFDRAALAEGRAVVVEDGADNGVVFVSNGQVVPNQTLVVVDPETRAEVEDGTIGELWAHGQNMAAGYLNRPEETAATFANTLASRLPEGSHAGTAPDEGWMATGDLGTIVDGHTYITGRLKDLIVIAGRNHYPQDIEVTVGQATDHVNPVAIAAFSVEGDDVEKLIILAERADNADPAGDDTAIETIRGAVNAAHGVAPADIRILGAGEIARSSSAKIARRVARKNYLEQ; from the coding sequence ATGGATATTGCAGCAGCGCTGAAGCAGTTCTACAACGAAAAAGGTGAAATCCAACTCGCCCCACAGCTCACGCTGGCTGGCCTGGCCGAGTTGCTCTACCAGGCCGACTTCGCCCAGGGTGGCGGGCAGCGCCACGTCTTGCGCTTCTGGGACTTCTCCGAAGGGGAGGGCACCCCGCGCGATTTCACCCGCACCGAAGTGAACACGCGCATCAAGGCTGTGGCAGCGCGCCTGCAGCAGGTCGCCACGATTGGTGACCGCGCCGCGATCCTAGCCGGCAACTCGCCGGAGTACCTCTTCGCTTTCCTGGGCGCCCTGTACGCCGGCGTTGTCCCGGTTCCGTTGTATGACCCGAACGAGCCTGGCCATGCGGACCACCTCAAGGCCGTGTTCAACGATTCGGAGCCGAAGGTCGTGCTCACGAACTCCGCGTCGGCGGCGTCGGTGCGCGCCTACTTCGCGGATCTGCCGGGCCGCGAGCGTCCGCGCGTACTCTCCGTGGATTCGCTGCCAGATTCTTTGGCGGCGTCGTGGGTGAACCCGGCGATGACCCTGGCCGGCCAGCAGCTGGCCGCCACCGCGCAGACCCAGCCGGTGGATTCGACCGCGTTCCTGCAATACACCTCCGGTTCCACCCGCACCCCGGCGGGCGTGGCGCTGACCAACCGTTCCATCCTGACCAACGTCCTGCAGATCTTCCAGGGCGCCCGCCTGAAGATGCCGCTGCGCCTGGTGTCCTGGCTGCCACTGCACCACGACATGGGCATTATCCTGGCGGCGTTCGTCACGCTGCTCGGCGTGGAGCATGAACTGTTTACCCCGCGCGACTTCATCCAGCGCCCGTCGCGGTGGACCAACCTGATCGCCCGCCGCGGCGACGAGGACGTGGCCACCTACGCCGTCATCCCGAACTTTGCCCTCGAGTTGGCGGCCCGCTACGGCAAGCCGGAGGAGGGCCAGGACTTCTCGAACGTGGACGGTGTCATCGTCGGCTCAGAGCCGGTCACCCGCCCGGCGTTGGAAAACTTCCTGGAGATCTTCGGCGCCCACGGGCTGAAGCGTGAGGTCGTGCGCCCGTCGTACGGCTTGGCGGAGGCGTCGCTGCTGGTGACCACCCCGCAGACTGCGGAGCGCCCATTCTTCCGTTCCTTCGACCGCGCGGCCCTGGCTGAGGGGCGCGCCGTCGTCGTCGAGGATGGCGCGGACAATGGCGTGGTCTTCGTGTCCAACGGCCAGGTTGTCCCGAACCAGACGCTGGTCGTCGTGGACCCAGAGACCCGCGCCGAGGTCGAAGACGGCACCATCGGTGAGCTGTGGGCGCACGGCCAGAACATGGCCGCCGGCTACCTGAACCGCCCGGAGGAAACCGCCGCGACCTTCGCCAACACCCTGGCCTCCCGCCTGCCGGAGGGCTCCCACGCGGGCACCGCCCCGGACGAGGGGTGGATGGCCACAGGCGACTTGGGCACCATCGTCGACGGCCACACCTACATCACCGGCCGCCTCAAGGACCTGATCGTTATTGCCGGCCGTAACCACTACCCGCAAGACATTGAGGTCACGGTGGGCCAGGCCACGGACCACGTGAACCCTGTCGCGATTGCGGCTTTCTCGGTGGAAGGTGATGACGTCGAGAAGCTCATCATCTTGGCCGAGCGCGCTGATAACGCCGACCCCGCCGGCGACGATACAGCCATTGAGACAATTCGCGGTGCCGTTAATGCTGCACACGGTGTAGCACCGGCGGACATCCGGATTCTGGGTGCTGGTGAGATTGCGCGTTCTTCCTCGGCGAAGATTGCGCGCCGGGTAGCTCGTAAGAATTACTTGGAACAGTAA